The Lysobacter helvus nucleotide sequence TTGGCCCGACCCGAGATGCCGAACCAGCACCTTGACGCTCTCGAGGGTCGCTATCTGCTCCAACTCGAGTGGCGCGCCCTGGCGGGAGCGTTGAAAGCCCGGACGTCGGAAGAACGTCTAGCCACGGTTGCCGACGCGGTTGCCTTTCGAGCGGAGCGGTACCGTATCTATCCCGAAGCGCGGGTCGAGGAAGCCGCGCTGGAGATCAACGAGGGCATTCCCGAGTACACCGGGGTGATGGTGGGTTTAGAGGCGCCTGAGGAACGGGTTGCATACGCGTTGCGCGATCTCAGCAAGTTCGTCGACGCAGCGTCGTTCGTGCGCTCGTTCGCATATGCCACGGGTCCTGCATATGGTTTGCTGCTTGATGGCGCGCAGCCGGGGTGGAGAGGGCAGCTTGGGTCGGGTCAAAGCCTCGACCAGATCCTCTCTACGGCCCTGAAGTTGAAGTCCCTTGAGCGGCGCACGATTGCTGCGCGGACCGCGCAATACGACGACGGTTCGTTGCGCGCGACCGAGGAAACACGCGAGCAAGGTCGACTGGCGGAGATCAAAACCCTCGAGGATCGACTGGTCGATGGTCCGGTCCTGAAGCTGCCGCTCGCTCGGACCAAGTACCAATTCAATCCCCAAACCCTGAAACCGCTCGGCGTGCATGGCACCGTGTACCCGACCATGAGGCTTACCGATGCGTGGGGTTCCTTGGAGGTCGAAGACGGAGGCGCCCTGGTTAACGGCGACACCAAGGTTGCATTTGTCTCGGCCGCTGGGATTGATGCCGTGGCGCTGCGTGGCAACGGCTGGAAGCTGGTCCTGAATCCGGGATGGAAAGTGGCGTCCGGCCCCCGCGAAGGCGACTACCAGGTTTCACCTGTCGCTGAGGCACCCTAGGTGGTGCTTGTTCTCGAAGGACATTGCAACCCGGTTGTTTTGCCAACGACCCCGTGGCGCTGGTCGAACGGAATCTAGAACGGGATGACTTCGTGCGCATGCGGGTCATCAAGACGCCGACGTCCGACTCAATGAAGGAGGCATCAACATGAGTTCTGCTGCAATACGTTATCGCATCGACGCCATCAATCTGACTTCGGTCTCAGCACTGACCGCAGTGTTCGCCCTTGTTCTTGGACTGACACTTTGGCGTCTGGATGGCTCGACGCGAAGCATTGCATGCGCGGCGTCTGCGGCTTTGTTCGCGCTGATCATTGGCACATGCGCAATTGCTTCGTCTCGCTGGCCGGGACGGAGATTCGCGTAGGGGCAGGTTTCTATCGATGCACGATTGCGCTCGAATCGATCGAAGGCTTCTCGCGCGCTCCGGATCGACTGGCGTTGCGGTGGAGGAAGAACGGAATACGACTGCCCGGCTTCGCCTTGGGATGGTTCGTCGCGAAGGATGGGAGCACCGTTTTCGTGGCCGCAGGCCGCGCTCGAAGTGCTGTGCGATTGCAGTTGCGAGGCGACTTTGATTTGGTGATCGGGGTCGACGACCCGGATCGACTCATCGCCGACATCGAAAGTCAATCCGCTCGACCAGGTAAATCGCCAAGCCCTTGAACGCCAAAACGTAATAGACACGCGGTGCATCGCCGCACAAGCGAAGGCTATCCCGGGAACGACCCGTCGCGGAGGCGACTTTGGCCAACCTGTGCAAGCGAGTGGTTGCGACCGAAGGCCACGTTGGCGTTGACCGCGCTACTCGTCTGAGTTCGTTGCCAGCAAGTTTTTCGACCAGGCTCGAGGCGCAGCTTATTGTGACTAACGCGTCTCGAGCGCGCGATATCCCGCCGGCGTGACTGTGAGGACCCTTGTGTCCTCGCGAGATGACACCCACCGGCGACGCAAGCACAACGCGAGCAGGCTTGCCCCGACTTGGCCCGCCAGATGCGGACGACGTTCGCTCCAGTCCATGCAGGGTCGCACGACGTGCCTGCGCGACCCGCGATCAGGCGGGTCGATGCCCAGTCCCACCAACGCCCGTTCGCCGACGTCGGTCAGCGTCCAATCGGCTTGCCCAGCGTCGATCCAGCCGCATGCGATGCATCGGTTGGCGAATCGCACTGCCACTTCGCCCGCCATGTGGTCGTAGCACGACCTGGCATGGCGGAGCTCCGTGTCGGCCGGCCCCAGTCGATGTGTTCGCGCTGGTGCGATCGACATCAGCGACTCAAGCGCGCACGCGACGTCCGCCGATGCAAGCTGGTGGTAGCGGTGTCGCCCTTGCCGTTGGACGGCAACGAGGCCGCCCTCCACCAGTTTCGCAAGGTGCGCACTTGCGGTCTGCGGAGTGATGTTTGCGACACGCGCCAGCTCGCCGGCAGTACGGCACCTGTCGTCCATGAGCGCTGCAAGCATGAGCGCGCGTGCGGGTTCGCCGATCAGTGATGCGATCCTGGCAAGCGGAGGGCTGGTGACCATGATTCGATACGTGCCGAAACATCGGTGAAGGTGCGAAGGATAGCGTAGCCGAACAAAAGCGAGGCTATCGCAATGCATCGACGAGAGTTGCTGAAGTGGGCGGGTATGGGCGCTGCTGCGTGGGCTACCGGTGCGCAAAGCAAGGGCACCATGCAGGCTGCGGAGGAATCGCACGTCGCGTCATGGTCCAGTGGCGGCGAGCGACTGGATCTTGCCTTGTTCAGGCGGCGCGGCCGCGGCCCTGCTGTTGTGTACGTGCATGGTGCAACGTTTCCATCGGCCCTTGCGGTGGGCTGGCGCATGCATGGCCGCTCCTGGCTGGACCAGTTGCACGCCGCGGGATTCGATGCCTGGGCGTTTGACTTCGCCGGTTACGGTGCTTCGTCGCGTCCCGCGGCGTTCGCGCGGCCAGCCGATGTTTCCCCGCCGTTTGGCGATTCCGTCGCGGCCGCGTCGCAACTCCAGCATGTGCTGGCGTACGTCCGGCGCTTGCGACCGGATGCGCCCATCCATGTGGTCGCGCACTCTTGGGGCACATTGCCCGCGCAACGCGTCGCGATCGAGCACACGGATCTGATGCAGCGCCTCGTCCTGTTCGGGCCGGTCGTGACCCGTGCCGGCAAGCGTGAAGCGCCTGTCGATCATGCATGGCACCTCGTCACCTCGGAGATGCAGCGACCGCGCCACCGCACGGGGCTTCCGCTTTCGGAACCGACGCCCGTCGGAGCGGACGAGCTTGAGCGCTGGTGTACGGCCTACCAGGCGACGGATCACGATGCGCCCACCAGGTCGCCGAGCGCGGTAAAAGTGCCCAGCGGGCCGGCCGCCGACGTCGCGCGCGCATGGTCGGGCGAGCGCCTGGTGGACAGCGGCCACCTGCTGCAGCCGACATTGATCGTGCGGGGCGAATGGGACCACGTCACGACCGACCAGGACGCCAGGGCGTTGTTCGATGCCCTAGGCACGCACGCCAAGCGCGACGTCAAAATTTCAGGTGGTAACCATTGGCTGCACCTGCAGCCGCGGCGAACCGTGCTCTGGGACGAGACCACCCTGTTCCTCGGAGGAAGCTGATGCTTGCAGTCATTTTCGAAGTTGAGTTCGCCGACGATGCGAGCCGTGAAGCCTACGTGCGCATCGCGGCCGCGCTGCGCCCAAAGGTCGAAGAGGTGCCCGGATTCGCGGGCGTCGAACGATTCCAGAGCATCGCCGATCCTCGACGCTACCTCTCACTCTCGTTCTGGGAGGACGAAGCGGCGATCGATCGCTGGCGCGAAGACCACGACCACGCGGCGGCGCAAGTGATAGGCAGCGACACGCTCTTCAGCCAGTGGCGGACGAGCGTGGTACGGGTCGTGCGCAGCAGGTCCAAGGCAGACCGTGCGCGAGCGGAGGCCACTCATGCATCTGCGATGAAGTGCACGCACTCCACGCGGAACCCTTCACGCACGTAGAAGCGATGCGCATCGGTCCGCGTCAAACGCGAGATCAACTGCAGTTCCTCGCAGCCCAGGCGGCGGGCTTCCTGCTTGAGCCAACTAATCATGCGAGCGCCACATCCGCGCGAACGCGCGGCAGCATCGGTGACCAGGTCGTCGACCACGAGGATGCGCCCGCGGTACAACATCGTGATCACTCGATAGCCGGCCACGCATCGGACGGCGCCTTCATCTAGCAGCGTGGCCAGGCGGAAGCCCTCGTTGTCCATGAGTGATCGCACCAGAGACTCGAAATCTGCGCGCGCCAGGTTCGGGCGCAACTGATTCATGACCTCGAAAGCGGCGTAGATCTCGGCGTCAGTGAGCGCAATCGAGATTGTTGTGCTGTGCACGGCGGCGTCTCGGGGCATGTGCTCGACAACTTCCGAGGCATGCTTCACTTTGCGTACCAAAGAAAAAGGGGCCCGGAGACACACCGGGCCCCCCGGGGGGTTCCACATCCGGGGAGGGATGGGAGGAGAGATTGTCGATGCCGCGCCAATGGAATTCGCATCCATTAAAGGACGCGCGCGCGCACACCAATTTGTGCAGCCATCAGATAGTGCTGTCGCCGCGCAGATGAGGAGTCGGCGACTTGATGCGGATCTCTGCATCTGGCCATCACGCATCTTGGTTTCAAAAAAAAGGCCCGGAGTTCATCCGGGCCGTAAAGGGGTTCCACATCCAGGCGGGGACGGGAGTGTCATTGTCATCCTGCCTCCGGTATGCGCTGCGTCCAATTGAGCGTGTCCGCGTGCGCACCAATTCCGGGATGGACGGCGACACCTGTCGCCGTCCGTCCCGTACAGGTCAGAAGTCGTACTGGACCATGAAGCGCACCGAGCGCGGCGCTTGGAAGGACGCCGGTGTCAGGTAGGTGTCCAAGGGCAAGCCCGAAGGATTGTCTTCGGCAATTTCGTTCACTGAGGTCACCTTCTGCGAGTTCAGCACATTGAAGACGTCGACCTTGAACTGCAGTCCGTGCATCCATGCCGGACGGTATGCAACGTTGATATCCAGGTCGTTCGTCCAGGGCAATCGGCCGGACGTGCCACGCGGGCGGCGCGCAACTGGTCCGAATCCGCCAGCCGGTGTAGTGCCGCAGCGCGCGAACGAAGAGCCATACGGATGAACTCCGCCGGGGACAAGCCACGGAGTCAGGATGCCGAAGCAATTGACCGGGCGACCGGACTGCACAAGCACGTTCGCGCCGATGGACCACTCATCGTTGACTTCGAAGTTGCCGAACACCTTCAAGGTATGGCGTCGGTCATTCGGGAGGTAGCCGTAAGTATCCACAGTGAGTTCGCGATAGTCGAAGTCCTGCGTGATGCCTGTGTTTGCCTGGCCGATGTCCGACTTCACGCCGCCTTCGGTGTTGCCCTTCGACTTGGCGTAGGTGTACGAACCTTGGAGGAAGAACTTGTCCCAATTGCCGTCGAAGAAGAACTCCACCGCCGAGTACGTGCGTTTCGCCTTCGGGCTCAATCTGTCGCCCGCGACGTTGACAGGCGTCAAGTTGCCATCGCCATATAGGTCGGTAAGGAACACGGCGTCGTCGCCGGGGTTGAACAAGCGGCAATATGGGAAGCCAGCGTTCGGCTGTGCGGATGCACGACCAGCCCCGTCAACCCAGTCACCAGTGGTCGGGTTGAATGTGAACCCGGCGGAATCCAGAATGGCAGTGTAGTCGCAGTTGTCATCGATCGCGGCTTTGAGGTCGCGGTAGATGCCGCGAACACCCAATGTAAAATGTTCACTCAGCGTCTTTTGCAAGCCGAGGATGTATTCATCCTGATACATCGGCTTCAGATCCTGCGCAGCCACCGTCCGGTTGTTCTTCGCTGAACCGAATTCACCGTTGATATAGGAAAAGGGTGTGTTCGGACGGCCGAGCGGCGCGCCGGTGAACGGATCTACTCCGGTGAAGGCAGTAGTGAGACGCTGTTGGAATAGGGACGCGCTTGCAGCACGCGTGGCGACGTCGGAGGTCAGCGGGAGCGCGTAGCGGCCAGCATTGCCGAAGACCTTGAAGGTCGAGTCTCCGTCTACGTCCCACGAGAAGCCCAGGCGCGGTCCGAACTGGTTGTCGATCTTGACGAAGGTCTTGCCGAAACCATCGCGGTTGTCAAAGGTATCCCATCGCCCACCGATGTAAGCGACGAAATTGTCCGTGACGTTCCAGCTGTCCTGAACATACAGAGCGTGCTGCTTGACTTCGTTCTTCGTCCCCTGGTTGATGACGCGCTCACGCACCTGATCGACCCCAGAGCGATTCACGGAATAGCGGAACTGGCGCCCGCCTTCGATCGAGGTACCTGCGATCGAGGTGTAATCGTCCTGATCGTAGCCGAAGCGAACCAGGTGGTCGCCAAGCTGCCATTCGGCATCGACGCGGAACTGATCGCGCGTGTCCTTCGAGTCGGCCCGCGGCAGTGCACCGGCGGTGATATTGCACTGGCTCGCGTACTCGCCGGTGACCTGCCGCCGCGACAGCGGACGGATGTCGAGGACGACCGGGCAACCGTTGGCGGGTGCATTGAGGCTGCCGCTATAGCGCACGTCCGTGCCGTCCGCGTACAGCAGGTGCTGGCCGCGCGAGAACTCGCCGTGACCGTAGAGCGCCGATAGCGTGAATGAATCGGTAAGGTAGCCCGTATATTTGAGGACGTAGTTGGTGCCACCTTGGGTCTGGTACGACGTGCCGCGCTTGTTCAGGCGATTCAGGATGCCGATTGTATTGCTGTAAACATCCGTCTCCGTCTTTTGCTTGTCGGAAAAGGCCGTGAGCTCAAACAGGTGTTGCTCGGTGATGTTCCAGTCCATCTTCAAGAGCCACGCGGGAGTCTCGACGACCTGGGTGGAGTTGGTGGGAGACTGGACGATGCCCCAGGCGTCGGCCCCCTGCCGGCGGTAGCTCACCAATCCGTAGGCGAACACCTTGTCCTCGATCAGCGCGCCGCTGGCCCAGACGCTCCCGACGACGTTGTAGGTCGAGTCCTTGCTGTTGTCCTGGCGAAGCTGGCCCATGGTGCAGACGACGAAAGGTGCAGGACCGCAGGCCAGGGGATTCGACAGGTAGGTGTTCTTTGTATCTTCGGTGAGCGCCTTGGGCGACCAGAACACATTGCCGCCTGCGTGGAAATCGTTCGTACCACGCTTGGTGATCTGGTTGACCACGCCGCCGAGCGAACGGCCGAATTCGGCGCCGTAACCACCAGTCTTGATCTGCTGCTCGGCAATCGCCTCAAAGGGCACGTTCGAGAAGTTCAGGCTGCGGAACGAGTTGGTGATGTTGAAGCCGTTGACGTAGTACTGGTTTTCGGCGACGGACGAACCGCCGAACGAAGCCAGGTTGCCGAACGCCGCGTCGCCGCGGACGGTACCCGGCGCCAGCAGCGCGACGCTGGTGGTGTCACGGGCGACCGGGATCTTCGCGATCTGCTCGGACGTCAGGATGGTGGTGGACTCGACCGATGAGACGTCGATCGGGTTGACCGCGCCGGAACCGACGACGGTGACCGTGTCCAGCGCCGCAGCGCTGTTGCCGGGGGCCACGAAATCTACCGCGGACGCAGTGCCGACGCTCACGTTGACCTGACGAGCATTGTCGCCATTTCGAGTCACGGTGTACCGGCCGATCGGCAGCTGCGAGACGCGGAACGCACCGTCGCTATCAACTGTGATCGTGCGCGTGAATCCAGTCGCGGGGTTTGAAACCGTAATCGTGTCGCCCGAGGCCGCGTGGCCGGAAATGGCACCCGCAGTATTGGTCTGGGCTTGGGCCACCGTCGCAAGCGCGAACGACAACGAGAGGGCCAGCGCGCACTTGCGCTGGAGGGAAGGTTGGTTCTTGGTCACAGCAACTCCTGCATGGAATTGGAAGACCCTTGGGCAACAAGGGGAAGTACTGTGCACTTCGTCGGCAATCATTAATTTTTCGTCAGGACGCTTGATGTCCGATTTCGTGCGTGCAGGGCAATGCCATTTCAGTGCGACGTGCTGGCGCATTGCGCGGCAAGGCCAATCGGTGCCGGTGGAGCAAGTCCATTCGCGATGCGCGGGACGACGCAGCGCCCTAGGCTTGGCGCTGGATTGTTCAGGATTCGATGGATGCGAACTCCGTTCCGCGGCCGACAAGCGCTGTGCAGGTGCATTTCGTCGGTCGATGTCGCCATGGTGGGAATCGGTTGTTTCGTTGTGGTCGCAGCTGCGTTGCACGGCCTGCGCAGCGACCTCGACTGGTCGGTTACGCCACTGAGCTTCTACCTTGTGGGCGCGCACGGTGCCTGGCTCAAGGCCGCATACCTCGGGTTGGCACTGTCGATCGCGATCATCGGCGTGCGATTCCGCACGGCGATGCAAGCGGGGAGAGGCAGTTCGCTGGCCCCGTGGCTGTTCGGCATCGCCGCGCTCGCACTGGCCGTGACGGCCCTGGCCGAAACACACATCTCGGGCCATCCATGGACGCTCCCCGGTCGCGTGCATGCCGTCGCAGCGCCCATGGCCTTCCTGGCGGTGACGCTGGCGATGGTGATGCAATCCTGGCGCATGCGAAGCGATCCGCACTGGCTGCATCGCTATCCCCTCGCGTTCGCGCTAGCCCTGGTGTGTTTCGCCGGACTCTGGCTCCACGCGTTCGGGCTGGATTGGCCCCGCGGCGTGTCGCAGCGGTGCCTGATCCTCCTCATCGTCGCCTGGCTCGCGATCGCGGGCAGGTGGCTGCGCTGTACCGCTCCCTAGCACCTCCGTTCCCCAACTACCAACAGGTACTGACTCCATGCAACTTCGGAATACCAAGTTCGCGCGCCGGCTGAAGAGTGCAACCTTGATTCTCGTCCTCACGGTTGGCGTCGGGTTCGGCGCGGTGCAGCACCTCCACGCGCAATCCATCGATTGGTGGAAGCCAACCGCGACCCAACGCATTGCATTGCACTGGGTCCTCGAAGGAGCGCTGGACGTCACCAGTCCGACGCAAATGGGGCTGCGAGACATGAATGGAAATGCGCTGCCGGAACCGAACGTGTACGACATCGACGGGGAAATGAACTCCGCCGCCACCGTCGCCTACCTTCACGGCAAGGGGAAGAAGGTCATCTGCTACTTCGACGCGGGCGTGTACGAGTCCTATCGCACCGATGCCTATCGCTTCCAGGCGCTGTCGCCCCGGATCTGGGGTAACGCGGATGAGGGCTGGAACGACTCGTTCTGGCTCGATGTTCGCCGCGTGGACGAGCTCGAGCCGATCATGAAAGCGCGCATGCAGGTCTGCAAAGACAAGGGCTTCGATGCCATCGAACCCGACGAGATCGATGGTTGGGAGAACGACACCGGCTTTCCGATCACCTACCAGGACCAGTTGAACTACAACAAGGCGTTGGCGCGGTGGGCGCACGAGCTTGGCCTTTCCATCGGCCAGAAGGGCGACCTCATCCAGGTGCGCGACCTGGTCGATGACTTCGACTGGACGTTGAACGAAGAGTGCTTCCAGTACAACGAGTGCACGAACCCGTACGACCCCTATCTCGACGACGAGGTGCCCGGCCTGCAGCTGTATGTGCAACGGAACAAGGCCGTGTTCATCGCGGAGTACAAGGGCTACACGAGCACGAAGTGGAACAGCATCTGCACCAATTCCACGAAGAACCGGTTCAACACGACGCGATTCAAGCTGGGCTTGCGGAACAACGGCGGGCGCATGCCGTGTTCAACGGCCGTTGGCTGGTGAAATCGCGGGCGCGGGTCCAAATCCTGCGCCTTGCGGGCGTGCCAATCGCGTCGCAAGCGGCGCGATTGGCACTACGCTTCGTCACTTCAAGGAAGCGGAGCGGGACTGATGCGCTGGCTGCATCGTGTGCGATTAGTTGCAGGTTGCGTGGCACTGGCGATGCTCTTCGCCGTTGCACCAGCGTCGGCGCGCTTCCTGCCGAACGTGCCATCGGAATTCGAAGCCTCGCTGGTCATCGGCGGCATCCGGCAGCACGTACTCGTGCGCGGGCCGGCCAATGCGCCGTTGCTCGTGATCGTGCACGGCGGTCCGGGCGTCAACGAGAATCCGCTTTACCGGCAGTACGTCCCCCAACTGGAAAGCGCGTACCAGGTGGTCTACTGGGAGCAGCGCGGCACCGGGCGGTCCCTGCCGCCGGGCATGCCGCGGCAGACGCTCGACATCCCGCAGTTCGTCTCCGACCTGGGCGAACTCGTGTCTCTTCTCACGCGCAAGTACAAGCAGGACAAGGTGGTCCTGCTGGCGCATTCTTGGGGCACGATTCCCGCGGCGCTCTACGTGCGCGAACATCCGGAGCGCATCGCGGCGTACGTGGCGATCGGGCCGATGGTCGACGTCCCGGCGTCCGAGCGCGAGGGCTGGCAATGGGCCCGGGATTCCGCGGTCGCCGCGGGGGACGCGAAGGCGCTCAAGGCCTTGGATCGCATCGGACCGCCGCCCCACGATGTCGACGCGATGCTGGTCTCGCGCAAGTGGGTCGAGCGCTTCGGTGGCGCGTTCCACCAGCCGATGCGCACTCGCACGCTCCTGTTCACCGCGATGAAGGACAACAAGATCGGCATCCCCGACCTGGTCTTGTTCGGTCGCGGGAACCACGTCTCGCTAGATGCCCTCTGGCCCGGAATCCGCGACTTCCGATTGCCGGTGCAGGGGCCTTGGGACATGCCGGTGGCGTTCCTGCTGGGCGACCACGACCACGTCACCTCGACTGCAGTGGCGCGCACGTATTTCGACGCGATGGATGCGCCCTGCAAGCGCTGGGTCGCATTCCCGGGGTCCGCGCACAACCCGCCGTACGAGGAACCCGAGTCCTTCGCACGCTTCATGTTGGAGCAGTTGCCGGGATGGACTCGCGATTGCACTGCTTCCCAGGCGGGTGCGCCGCAGGAAACCCGCTGACATGCGCCATCACACCGTGACCGAACACGTGCGCGTCCCGATACTCGTCGCGTGGCAGGTGCTGTCGGACGTGCGGGCCTGGCCCGAGTGGACACAGACCATGGAGTCGGTAGACCTGGAGGTTGGTACGCACCTGGTCGTGGGGGCGCGCGTGCGCATCAGGCAGCCCCACCTCCGGCCGGCGACGTGGACGGTGACGTCATGCACGCCGGGATGCGATTTCACTTGGGAATCGCGGTATCCCGGCGTGCGCGTGCGTGCGATGCACCGACTCGATCCGACGTCGGATGGGTGCACGCTGCGCCAGGACGTGCACTTTGAAGGACTGCTTGGGGGCCTCGTGGCGCGCAGGCTGGGGCGGCTCACGCGCGAGTACATGCAGGAGGAAGCCGAAGGCTTCCGCCGGCGCTGCGTGTTGCTGCACGCGCGAGGTCAGACCGCGGCGATCGCCGAGCGCGAATTCGCCTGACGATTCAGGTTGTCTGGAACAGGAGTTGCACGTTCCGGAAGTCGCTCCGTTCGGCGGCCGTGCGTTCGATCCAGAAGTAGAACGTGCCCCAGTCGGTCCAGGGCAGCAGGCGATCGTCCTCGCCATCTACCTGGAGCAGAAGACACCAGTCGTCGGGCGGCGATTGCATCGTGCCGAACTTCGCGTTCGTGCGCTCTGCGCAGAGTCGCTCCATGTCGTCGTACTGGACAACCGCAGGATAGCCGCCCACCTGGTGGCGCAACTGTCCGCCGAAGCGCGCATTGAGCAACGCTTCGTAGTCTCCGATGTGTTCACGGTAGCTGGTGAAGGGACCCGCTTCGCGCTCGAGGCGTTCTCGAGACGGCAAGGAGGCGAACGCTCGCGCCACCAAGGGGCGGATACGGGTGTCATCAGGTGTTGCTTCGGATGCCCCGGTCCCCGGCTGCGGCGCATGCAGCACGCAACAAGGCAGCGTGCCGTCCTCACCGTCGGTCTCGGGGTTGCAGAAGAACAGCAGCTGGCCTTCTTGCGGCAACCAGGGCAACACGCCCAGCGCGGCGATTTCGTCGAGGTCGAGGGTGCCGAGGCACACCATCGGCACGCCGGCGTCGACGGGCCAAGGCGTGTCGGGCGGCAGTGGGGGGCGCCCGCCGAGGCGACTCCGCCCTTGCGGTGGCTCGGCGGAGCGAAGATGGACGGCCAGCCGCGCCTGGCGGTCGGCCAGCGCTTCGAGCTGGGGGAGCGAGAGGGGCTTGCGTCGCCGGAACCAACCGAACATGGCGTCGATTCGAGGTTGGGAGGCGTCACGATACTCGGCGCGCATCGATCCCGAAAGGAGCAACCAAGCGCGATGGCCCCGTGGATTCGCGCCGGGATTGGCCATGGTCGCAGGTCGATGCCTGCGGATACTGGCCCCTCCAACCGGGAGCCAACTTCGATGGGCGCACGCAGATCTCCGTTGCCATGGGTCGTGTCCGCCGGATTGCTCGCCGGCGCGTTCGATATCGCCTATGCGATCGGGCTCGTCCTCTCGCAGGGTCGCTCGCCCGCGCGCATGCTGCAGGCAATCGCCAGTGGCGTACTGGGCAAGCCGGCGTTCGAAGGCGGGCTTCCCATCGCAGCGTTCGGCCTGGCTTGCCACCTGGCGATCGCCGTCGGCATGGCGTTCGTCTACTACGCGGCGGCGCAGCGCTGGCGCTTCCTCGTCGAGCACATCGTCGCGTCCGCCGCGGCCTTCGGCGTCGGGAGCTGGATGGCGATGCAGTACGTCATCGTGCCCGCGTCCGCGGCGCCTTTCGTGCTTCCGGCGGATCCGGCATCGATTGCGCGC carries:
- a CDS encoding SRPBCC family protein, yielding MRHHTVTEHVRVPILVAWQVLSDVRAWPEWTQTMESVDLEVGTHLVVGARVRIRQPHLRPATWTVTSCTPGCDFTWESRYPGVRVRAMHRLDPTSDGCTLRQDVHFEGLLGGLVARRLGRLTREYMQEEAEGFRRRCVLLHARGQTAAIAEREFA
- a CDS encoding DUF1963 domain-containing protein translates to MFGWFRRRKPLSLPQLEALADRQARLAVHLRSAEPPQGRSRLGGRPPLPPDTPWPVDAGVPMVCLGTLDLDEIAALGVLPWLPQEGQLLFFCNPETDGEDGTLPCCVLHAPQPGTGASEATPDDTRIRPLVARAFASLPSRERLEREAGPFTSYREHIGDYEALLNARFGGQLRHQVGGYPAVVQYDDMERLCAERTNAKFGTMQSPPDDWCLLLQVDGEDDRLLPWTDWGTFYFWIERTAAERSDFRNVQLLFQTT